The following is a genomic window from Solanum lycopersicum chromosome 6, SLM_r2.1.
GCtcaaagaaatttaattaaaggaGTAACTGCTGATGAAAGTGTTGTCGTACATGTAAGTAACAAGCTTCCTGAAGAAAGTTTTGAACTTGTATAGTTGTTGTGTGATTTGCCTTTCCTCCTTTATTTACAAGTAGACACATGACCTTCCCAGGGGAAGGGGTGGTGGGTTTAAGTAGGCATAGAACACTCTCTTTTCACCTTCtggaccccccccccccccccccccggccCCCGGGTGCTGCTAGTTACTTTTTCAATGTAGAAGTTGTTTGTAAGTTCTCCAGTCTTGGGGAATCATGGTAGCCCAATTGGTTCTTGAACTTTCACCTTGTTGGTGGGGGTTTGATTCCCATCTTATAATCCTCTCATTTCTCCTTCACCTCCCccttatgtataattttttttgaaatactcTCCTATCTTTTCTCTGTCACCAATCATTTCAATTTTGGAAGTTGAAAGGATATGTTTGATTGGACAGGACACATCCTCATTGAGCATGGTGGTTGTGAAACATTGTGGTTACATAGCCATTGTGAAAGTTGTTGGTGACATTCAGGTGGGTAAGAGTCTGCCTCAGGATATCAAAATCGATGACCAACCAGATGGGGGAGCCAATGCACTCAACATCAACAGGTTTGACAAAATGCAATAAACCTAGATGAACTTTTATATGGATGGTTATTGGACGACTAAGAATTTTATCTGTAAGAATGTACTTAAGTAGAGGTCTTTTGTTGAACATGTTACCACAATCAAGCATTTATGCAtgtttcctttttccttttctttcttcgATAACTGTTGGTGCATGTATGAAGGTGATACTTCATACAAGTTGGGAACCAACAACATGTTAAGAGTTTGATTGGGAATCACAAGTCACATTGGTCAACAATGTCAATATTCAAACTTAAGTTTGTGAATGAGAATTGACATTGGTCAGTGATGTCATGTTTAGATCTAAGGATTTTTGTGTTGAAGGATTCACTCTTCTTAAGGACTAAATTGTtaagtttctttctttttgtctcACAAGATGTTTGCTTCTAATTCTGAGTTTTAACCCTTACCAGCTTGCGCCTTCTGCTCCACAAGCCAGTGACTGCTGGTTTTTCTGGAGGTGGTCTATTGCCCCTGTCTAATTTGAAAGACTCTGCAAATTCAATGTCTTTGGTCTATAAAATCATTAAGGATGGTTTGAGTAAGTTAAAGAGGATGGATGATAAATCCAAAGGGTCCATCAGATGGGAACTTGGTTCTTGTTGGGTTCAACATCTACAAAAGCAGGAAACACTAGCAGAAGACAAGGTTGGAAATGATGGTAAGGCTGAACCCATAGTTAAGGGACTTGGAAAGCAGTTTAAAATGCTCAAAAAGCGCGAAAAGAAACCAGGTAATGTTAGTTCCATGGATGACAATGAAGCAGATGATGTGACAGCCAGCACTCTGAACACAGAAAGTGACTTGACGGAACTAAGTAATGGAAATCCAAAGTGTGAAGTTGAATGGAGGAGATTTATCTCTCAAGAAGCTTACCTTCGTTTGAAAGAAAGTGGGACGGATCTACATCTGAAGGTCAATAGCACAGTTGTTATTTTGGAACATACTTAtactattattttgatgaaaattgtTGAGGAAGTAGATATATCTTGTTTAATCAGTCTTTAATATTATAGCTCATAGTTAACTGATAACTATGCTTCTTGTTACAGTCAGTGAATGAACTTGTCGAAATGGCACACAAGTATTATGATGAAGTTGCTCTTCCGAAGCTGGTAATTCAATGTTTCGGATGTATTTCGgtaatgaaatgaaattttgaaatacatGAAGAGAAactaatttctaattttatttaggTTACAGACTTTGCATCGTTGGAACTTTCTCCAGTTGATGGACGCACCCTTACCGATTTCATGCATCTAAGAGGATTACAAATGCGTTCTCTGGGTCATGTGGTAAGATTTATTTACTTCATCTGTCTCAGGATTTCTTTGTTTGTTCGGAATCGAAACTTGTCGATGTCTTCTGATGAGCCTGATGTCATTGTGTAATCCAGGTTGAACTAGCAGAGAAGCTTCCTCATATACAGTCTCTCTGTATCCACGAGATGGTTACTCGAGCTTTCAAGCATGTACTTAGAGCTGTCATTGCCTCCGTTGACAATGTGGCCAACTTGTCAGCTGCTATAGCCTCATCCTTAAATTTCTTGTTCGGGTCTTCTTCCTCTCAAGAGAGTGATGAAAACCACATTCTCAAGATGCAATGGTTGAGGAATTTTCTGGTTGAAAGATTTGGTTGGACATTAAAAGATGAATTCCAACAGTTGAGGAAATTGACGGTCCTCCGCGGGCTTTGTCATAAGGTACTGTAAGCTTGGCtgcattaattaaaatttaccaTTCAAAGTTAATGACATGTGTTTTTGGTTCAGGTTGGATTAGAGTTGGTTccaaaagattatgatatggAATGCCCATACCCCTTCAGTAAAAGTGATGTTATCAGTGTAGTGCCTTCGTGTAAAGTAAGCGTTTGTCTCTTCTGCTTCCTCTTGAATGTGACAAATACTGGAAATGCAAGCTTCATTTAATTACTATCTGCTTTTCAGCATGTTGGATGCTCTTCTGCTGATGGACGAACTTTACTAGAATCATCTAAGGTTGCTCTTGACAAAGGGAAGTTGGAAGATGCTGTAATGTATGGAACAAAGGTAcagattataaaataaaagtacatgCACACACTGTGATGTTCGTCCCATTACTTTACTTGCTTTTATATTTACTTGAAGGCCCTGGCAAAAATGATAGCTGTATGTGGCCCCTATCACCGTGCCACTGCAAGTGCATATAGCCTCCTGGCTGTTGTCCTTTATCACACCGGAGATTTCAATCAGGTAACATAAAGTTTAGCGCTTGGCTTTGATGTATGAAGTGGCATGCAACATTAAACTAGCCTTGTTTTTCtccttattttcatttcttgcTCGTTAATCATCTATTTCTAGAATCAAGTTCTTAAATTTAATAAGCGTAGCTAATGAATAGTTTCCTAGTAAAAGTAGTCGAGGAAGAATTATCTTAGGCATGCTTGCATATTAATATACGACAGACAATTTTGGAAGTATTCCTAAACAGCtatgttttctttttgcaaTCATGCGAGCTCCTGCAGTCagctttttggattttttttcaattcacaaaaaatcactttttttttaccttCCATTCACTTGTGTGTTCTGCCACACGCCATTGTATTGGCATCCACCAATAAACGAAACACTGACTCCTTGGATATACATAATTGCAGAATATATGATAGTAATCTTTCTGAatgattattattcttgtttagGCAACAATTTATCAACAGAAGGCATTGGATATCAATGAGAGGGAGCTAGGACTTGACCATCCAGATACAATGAAAAGTTACGGGGATCTTTCTGTATTCTACTATCGTCTCCAACACATTGAGTTGGCTCTAAAGTGAGTGAGAAAGGAATCTCTTTTCTAGTTGGTCATAACTAAGAGTTACGTTTCTTGCTCAACTATTTGATTCCAAATTTGTTGAGCGTTGCAAATAGTAATTTTAGGACTCAGAAGATTTCTCCGTCTAGTCTCTCACATTCTCTTTTCATTCTTGTTGAATTTTTGACTGGTCCTACTATGTTCAGCTGttaacttatttttcttatttacatCGATAACCGAAGCGAATCCATTATTGATTTCCAGGTATGTCAACCGTGCTTTATTTCTTCTTCACTTTACATGTGGACTATCTCACCCAAACACGGCTGCCACATATATAAATGTGGCTATGATGGAAGAGGGCATGGGAAATGTGCATATTGCTCTTAGATATCTACATGAAGCCCTTAAATGCAACCAAAGATTATTGGGAGTAGATCATATACAGGTTTTTTTCTCTCAGTTCTCATATTCCAGCATCATCCTTTTATTAAGTTAGGTACTTGTGAAAATATTCTTTACTTACTGACATTTTTTGTTAACTCTGTTGTTCCTCTCACAGACTGCTGCCAGCTATCATGCCATAGCCATAGCTCTTTCTCTCATGGAAGCATATTCGTTGAGTGTGCAACATGAACAAACTACATTGCAGATTCTTCAAGCAAAATTAGGAGCAGACGATCTCCGCACTCAGGTGTGTGCAAATCTAATGCCTGATTTCTCTCTCTATTAGTTACCACTATGGCTCTACCGTGTATTTCGCATCTCAGTCTTTTCCAGAATGCTTCAACAgttaaaaaatgatgaaattgcaGATAACTCTATGTATTTCTCTCCCTGCATGGTGGtgctttcttttttaaatgtattcAGGAATTAACATATggcttttatttttgttacatGGGGCATTTTCCCAGTAATAATGAGGTCCTTAATAGAAGATAATAAATGACTTGGGTCTTCTTAATAATCACCAATCTGTTGCTGTATTTTAAAGTTGGAGAGttacatatgcaatatatatgtagGATGCTGCTGCATGGCTTGAATACTTTGAATCGAAGGCCTTAGAGCAACAAGAAGCTGCAAGAACAGGAGCTCCGAGACTAGATGCATCCATTGCTAGCAAAGGTCATCTCAGGTATTGATACTTTTTTGAACTGGTATTACTGGGGCTTGAACTATCTTTGCTTTTGCGTCTAAGGAACCAAAACTCGTTACTTTCTGATGTAGTGTGTCAGACCTACTGGATTACATTAGTCCTGGCCAGGGTTCAAAGACCATAGAAGAGCAGAGGAAACGACGTTCAAAGGTAGTTTATCACTCAGCATGGTAGTGTATACTTCATACTCTTGAATTCACTGAAACTTGTTACATTGAAATGAACTCAAAAAAGAGAACTGCTAACTTTCTGTATATACTTAGAAGTTAGTCCTAGTACAAAATCTTACCTTAAGTTATTTAGACCATCAAACAGATATTGAGCTCGTCTAATGGGGAAAATCTGTCCTGCTACACTTCAGTACATCCTTAACCCCATGTCAGGTATTTAGGTGACTGAAAACACATATCCTGGCAAACCTCCTTTTTTGAGGAGGGAAGGGGTAATTTTGGCTGTGGTTATTTTGAGTTACCTATTATTGTTCCTTTCTGAAGCTGCCAATTGACGCTGTGACTCTTTCCCTGTTTATGGCCTCTTAGGTGTTGCCAGTAGATGATCAATCTCAAAAAGGACAGCGTGATGGAAGAAGTAACAATCCCATCAATCATGATGTTACAGAAAATCCTGTGACCACAGTAGAAGTTAACAAGAAAGAAGATGATGTAGAGAGAGTCGCTACTCAAGAAGTTGAAGGCATTAATATCACTAATAATGAGGAACCAGTGGAAATAATACATGAAACAAGCTCCGATGAAGGTTGGCAAGAAGCAAATTCAAAAACACGGGCGGGGCATGTCAGTAGCAAGATGTTCAACCGAAGGCAACCTGGTCTTGCCAAAATCAAGACAAACTTGGAATACATTTTCCCTCGAGACAACAGTTCCAGGAAAGAAGTTACTCCGCAGGGACAAAAAGTGGTATCTAAGAATGGTTTAGGTGAATTTTCTCCTGCAAAGCAACTAAAGGCTGCCAGCTTCAGTTCTTCTGAAAAGTCAACCAAACTCGCAGCTAAAATGACTGTTGCCGAAATTTCTCACACATCAAATGTCACTGTTCCATCTCCTCCTGCCTCTCTTGCTACCATGGCCTCAAAATCCTTATCATACAAAGAAGTAGCAGTGTCGCCACCAGGTACGGTTCTAAAGCCTTTATTGGAGAAAGTAGAAGAATTAAATGAGGATAAAACTGATTCCCAGATCTGCGTTAGTCCAACTGAAACATCAGAAGAAGATGGAAGGCACTCAATGACCACAGAGGCTACACCTGCCAATGATCAAGATAGACATGGGATCCATGAAGATGAAATCCAGATAAGTGGATCTGAGTCAGATAAATCTTCCCTGGAGCCTGAAGATGTTTCATGTTCAAGTAATGAGGAAAAATGTTTACGACGAAATGGGAGCAAGCTCTCTGCGGCTGCTGAACCATTCAATCCAGGCGCCTACCATTTGACTCATATGTTGATTTCTGCTGCTGTCACTAGTGTCTATGATGTTAGAGCCAACCAAGGAATGCTTACTGAACCAGTGGGATTTCCATCAATTGCTGAGAGAGTTCCTTGTGGTCCCAGATCACCTTTGTACCACAGGACAAGCCATGCTCGCATGAAAAATGGATATGTGAAGTACCAAAAGCCTGCTGCTGAAATAAATGGTTACGATTATCCAAGAATCATGAACCCACATGCACCTGAGTTTGTTCCAAGAAAAACACAGCCAACTACTGCTGCAAGTGAAGATTCAAAAGTGGCTATTGATTCTGATTCTTCCTCAGGGTTGAATAATTCTGTCCCAGTATTTTCAGCAGAGGAGAAGCTTGATAGAAAGGTAGCAGTTAATGTCAAAAATGGAAGATCAACAAAAAGTAGTTCACATGCTGACAGGGAAGAGCTAGCCAGGCAAATACAAAATAGCTTCATTGTGAAGTCGAAACAGAATAATTCAGATGTTGCAAGTGAATATCCAGTTAGTACAAAGAAGTCTGAGTTCTTAGTTAGCTCTGCCAAAGCAAGTGCAGATGGTGCAACGAAATTGCATGGTGGAAGTGAAGGGAAAAAGGAGCTCTTGGTAGAAGCAAATAAATACAGCGGGCCAAAGACAGTtgatgtaaataaaaataagcatGAGGATGGAGAAGGTTTTTTGACTGTTGTAAGGCGAAGAAGAAACAGGCGACAATTTGCCCATGGAATAAATGGTTTGTACAGTCAGCATTCTATCTGTGCTTAAGTACATTGAGGAAAGTGATCTCAACTAAAATGTGCTTCATCTCCAGAGAACCTCCATAGGCAATGTGGAAGATAAACTGCAGTAGGACAACTAATAATTTCTTCTCTGAGCAGGTTGCTTTTCTTGTTCACCCAAAATAAAAGACAAGGAAAGAGATTGGATCAAAATGATAACAGATCTGGAGGTACAATTTTTTGATAGCCAGGAGTTTCATTCAACTTCCTTTTTGTGCAGTCTTTGCTTCTTTCTCCATTGTAAAGTTCATCTAGCTTTATATGGAATGaggtaccttttttttttttggtttcaatAAGGCGCCCTTTCTGAAATAGCGTCCCAGGTTACTGTAATTTAGGAAAACAAGTTGAAACAAGTGATAATTTGCTGAGTAAATACCATCATACTTCTTGTTTCCTGGTAATTGATCTCCTTAAGTTATTTTGACTTGTTCTATGATTCTGCTGTCATATACTTAATACTATAATTCAGTAATGATGTTTACAACTGAGTTTATATGACCATATATCATTTTGGCATAATAATATATTGGATCATaaacttgatttcaaattttatctttgtcctccaactttcataattcacaaatagacactttaacaattcaatttttaaataaataaacacatgaatcctacatgacacaatacatgtaggacaccacgtagaacaaaaaatgacatgtagaatatgtgtgtctatttgttcagctttatacaagtttaagtgtctatttgtgcacatttaaagttgaaggacataaagccaagttaaaggacacatttatgtattatgcctatcaTTTTCTGATCAGttctaatttctaaaaaaagaacTAAGCAGAATCTCAACCAGCTCACCAACATACTCCCTTGCCAATGAAGCacatttatgttttttagttACACTAAAATGAACATGTAATGATGCCTCTATATTTACATTTGAGTTAAGTGACCTCTAAATCTCATCAACAAAATAGTTGTTAAAAAAGCAAGAATTCCATGACCAATACTCCCTCGAGCAACAATTCACTTAAAATGGATTAAGAAAGTATTTAAGAACAAACGAAGTATTCTAAGagacatataaaagaaaattacgatatataattcaaaaaaaatagtgtCTAAGTATCACGATTTTTTAATAATGCTTCACCACACGAAATTCGGAAGTATGCATGCCCTGATCAATATACTATAAATTCATATAGCATGCACGAGTTCCAATAAAAATGATTCCACAACTATTGACGTACAATTGGATCTTACCTACCCCAAAGTTATatttaaagggaaaaaagaatGGGGACAGCTCAAAAGACAAAAGGTTAATTACGGTCCAGCTCGATATctatttttttgatttgattaatttaaatttgtgtcgAGAAATCTCATAAATCATCTTCGATCAACTATCCTCCTAAGATTACTACTTAATTATGAAGAGtgataaattgaaataataaacctctttcaatttattataagggacgaataagaaaattttgtttttttttaatattacttAATTAGTAAAAGGGAACACAAGGATACAATACAAATTGTTGAATAGGTTCATTTGCAACataataaaatcttatttatcGCCTGTAAAGTACTTTCTTCGTTTTCATTTAGTTAtcatgtattaaaaataattatttccaaATATGTGTTAATTTAGAGAATTAAGAGAGACTTAATTATGTTTTACcaaatgaaacaaaagaaatatcgtattataattttataatgaatatgCAAAATTTTAATCCCGATAGCTAAatgaaaatagaagaaatatttgATACAATTGAAATTTGAAGTTCTGACGAGTAAATTAAGTGATTTTAGCTAAAAATTTCAAGGTTGAATTCGAAGGGATCTTTATTATGATTTCAAACTTCATTATAAATGAAGTATGTTGTTCAAATAAAAACAAGAGAGATGaacaaatttattatatatctaTTAAGTTCCGAACCTAATGTAACTGTCTTCGAAAAACTTTTATGTGAGAAGGATATAACATAAGtaacttatttttcaatatatcaatcaaatatgattaaatgaattaattaattcggataaattgaattgaaattagAAAGAAATCATCAAGAATACCAAGAATAGAAAGTGAGTGGGAAGGAGAGGATGAATTAAAattgagaaggaagatatgTGTATCTTATTTAATGAgagaaaaaatatcattatttactAATTCATCTGTATAACCTCAACAAATTAgtttaaaaagttgttaaaaatttgaatcttttaCAGAGAATAATTTAATTACGATTAAGTGATATGTTTTCTTTACTTCCTACTTCAATTTTAGTTAAATGAGGTTAAAATTGTTAGGAAAACGcggacaagcacaaaagtatatatgatcaatgtaatggaaataaaataggaaaataacgACACTAAGAATTTTACGTGAAAATCCTTctgaataagtaaaaaaaccacgggccaagaggagcaattgatattactatagtaaggaattttacattgtgtagtcacgaatacaacactCAATGTGACTactgactactacacactcaaaaggaacaacactcttttggtttccgtcttactaaaatatcgctcacaatctatttttcttcacagactattttcttatatagtctatggaatacttcactttgctctcaaaatggtttttctctctaacttggtgtgttctacaaatgagcaagaatgctctatttatagaaggataaaatcatacctatgtcactaatgacatatgtaaacatagcaaagtaaaaaatggttgcaaatcttacaaatttgccaactaccaaatctattcttttcaactccaattactattcatttttaacaattgcttgtaccaattgaatagctaaagttgactaaaacaatgggatggattcaacaaaAATGactgataaattattttgtacatATTTACTTAAAACAATAATGTCATTACCTTATCCTTCATCCACCAACCACCACAATGTCAATCTATCATAACACTCGAAAACGTGGCATTCAAAATATCAAtcgtaatatttatatttatgacgATTGAATActgttaaatttaataatttttttatttacttttagaAATAtgtaaagagaaaattataacATTTTTCTTGCAAATTCAAGTTTTTATGTTTACACATGAGCAATAATCCCAGttttaactaaataaaaatcaaagaatcatCATATTAAGAGAatgtaaaatagaaaataataatcaaaacgtacttaaattctttatttattataatccTCTCGATCTAGAGTAATAAAACACACGGCTATAAGACGCAGTCCCACTATAACTATCGTAGGTAGAGTTACACCTTAACTTCCCTCCAAATCCTCGAAGCTCGTATAAAATCCCCACTCCCCTGTTTTCTCTTTCATTTACCATTTTCCCTCTTTCTATTTGTAGAAATTTTAGTTCTTTCCATTTATTTTTCTGCCGGCGGTTTCACTTTCCGGCGACTTAGTTAGTGGTACAATGGGATCGGCATTGTTGTCGGAATTCGGTACAGAGATTGTAATTCCGATTTGCGCCGTTATCGGAATTGTGTTCTCTCTTGTACAATGGTACCTTGTCTCGCTTGTTAAACTGTCGCCTGAGCAGGGAGGTTGTTCTCCGAGAAACAACAAGAACAATGGATTCAACGAAAGTTTAGTTGAGGAAGAGGAAGGTATCAATGACCAGAACGTTGTTGTTAAGTGTGCCGAAATACAGAATGCCATCTCCGAAGGTGAAAGTTACTTTCTTTTAGATCTCTTTTATTATGGAAAGATCATGTTGTAGCCATAGTTGTGAATAGTTGCTCTTTGTGTGTTCATTTCGTCTTTTATGGAGCTCCACTTGAGCTCTTTTGGAATCAGTCTCTCTATAATGCTACTTAGTTCACATTAGTATTATGTCGTCTGTCATGCTAGTGAACAATGTTATGGCTGTATAGTTTCGTCTCTTCTTTTCATTTTGCTAAATTAATCATATCCTTTGGTTTGGCACAGAGGCTCGGCCAATTATAAAGTTGGTTGAGCATGTAGGAAATACATGCTATAGATGTTATTTCTGTTCCACTTCAGTTTGTTATCTCCAAATCTTTCAGAAAAAGGCTATCATTTGTTGGTGTGGACTTGGTGCTATTGTCTTGACATGAAATTTACATTTTTTCGTTCATTATGCTATTTATCTGCTTCTCTTAGTTGGTTCAGCCTAAGTATTGTTAAATCCTCATTTAAGGTGGCTTAAACCTTGATAGTTGGCTCAGGCTCAATGCTGCTATCTGTGTGTCCATATCACACGAGTCAATATAATGACGGAATATTGTATGATTGTAGTTAAGTATTAATGATTTGCTGGCAACTCATATTAATGATTCCCTGGCAACTCCATGTCATTACAGTTAACCacttcaaaaactaaaaaaaatataagggcCAGTTCTTCAGATATTTATGCCCTGGTCAATAATGCTTGTCTTGATTAGGTAAACCAACGTGATAAACTGATTATCTGAGgagaaataatattgtgtattTTCATGCTAGTTCTATATGTGATGTAGCCTAGGGAGTATTCTATTCGTCATTTTCTGTCAAATCACCTTTATCATGTTTCTGATCTCAATGTCTTTCCCTTGTATCCCTTATTTTTTTCAGCAGCTTCCTTTTGTCTCCTGTTTTTCCTATTTACTCACTCATAAGCATTGGTGTAAATTAAATCATCTTG
Proteins encoded in this region:
- the LOC101261719 gene encoding protein REDUCED CHLOROPLAST COVERAGE 3 isoform X2; this encodes MAPRSGRGKGNRAKTDKKKKEEKVIPSALDITIITPYETQVILKGISTDKILDVTKLLSANVETCHFTNYSLSHEVKGPKLNDKLDIATLKPCLLRMVEEDYTEESQVVDHVRRLLDIVACTTRFAKPKAGKSTTASAASGGAGLEARAKKPKAQRNASSRPASPSDGVAPTLEPSAPAAQEENEMVAIHPIPKLSDFYEFFSFSHLSPPILSLKRVDCNNAKTRRDGDYFELQIKICNGKTLQVVAAAKGFYTLGKPLMRSHCLVDLLQQLSQAFANAYESLMKAFTEHNKFGNLPYGFRANTWLVPPSIVDSASNIIPLPVEDESWGGDGGGQGRNGEHDHRSWATDFAVLAKLPCKTEEERVVRDRKAFLLHNLFLDVSIFKAVSAIYQVMNSTSRDNSNCAPGSVLCENRIGDLSIVVKRDCGEASLKEVKVIDSSDSNVSAEDVAQRNLIKGVTADESVVVHDTSSLSMVVVKHCGYIAIVKVVGDIQVGKSLPQDIKIDDQPDGGANALNINSLRLLLHKPVTAGFSGGGLLPLSNLKDSANSMSLVYKIIKDGLSKLKRMDDKSKGSIRWELGSCWVQHLQKQETLAEDKVGNDGKAEPIVKGLGKQFKMLKKREKKPGNVSSMDDNEADDVTASTLNTESDLTELSNGNPKCEVEWRRFISQEAYLRLKESGTDLHLKSVNELVEMAHKYYDEVALPKLVTDFASLELSPVDGRTLTDFMHLRGLQMRSLGHVVELAEKLPHIQSLCIHEMVTRAFKHVLRAVIASVDNVANLSAAIASSLNFLFGSSSSQESDENHILKMQWLRNFLVERFGWTLKDEFQQLRKLTVLRGLCHKVGLELVPKDYDMECPYPFSKSDVISVVPSCKHVGCSSADGRTLLESSKVALDKGKLEDAVMYGTKALAKMIAVCGPYHRATASAYSLLAVVLYHTGDFNQATIYQQKALDINERELGLDHPDTMKSYGDLSVFYYRLQHIELALKYVNRALFLLHFTCGLSHPNTAATYINVAMMEEGMGNVHIALRYLHEALKCNQRLLGVDHIQTAASYHAIAIALSLMEAYSLSVQHEQTTLQILQAKLGADDLRTQDAAAWLEYFESKALEQQEAARTGAPRLDASIASKGHLSVSDLLDYISPGQGSKTIEEQRKRRSKVLPVDDQSQKGQRDGRSNNPINHDVTENPVTTVEVNKKEDDVERVATQEVEGINITNNEEPVEIIHETSSDEGWQEANSKTRAGHVSSKMFNRRQPGLAKIKTNLEYIFPRDNSSRKEVTPQGQKVVSKNGLGEFSPAKQLKAASFSSSEKSTKLAAKMTVAEISHTSNVTVPSPPASLATMASKSLSYKEVAVSPPVQLKHQKKMEGTQ
- the LOC101261719 gene encoding protein REDUCED CHLOROPLAST COVERAGE 3 isoform X1 yields the protein MAPRSGRGKGNRAKTDKKKKEEKVIPSALDITIITPYETQVILKGISTDKILDVTKLLSANVETCHFTNYSLSHEVKGPKLNDKLDIATLKPCLLRMVEEDYTEESQVVDHVRRLLDIVACTTRFAKPKAGKSTTASAASGGAGLEARAKKPKAQRNASSRPASPSDGVAPTLEPSAPAAQEENEMVAIHPIPKLSDFYEFFSFSHLSPPILSLKRVDCNNAKTRRDGDYFELQIKICNGKTLQVVAAAKGFYTLGKPLMRSHCLVDLLQQLSQAFANAYESLMKAFTEHNKFGNLPYGFRANTWLVPPSIVDSASNIIPLPVEDESWGGDGGGQGRNGEHDHRSWATDFAVLAKLPCKTEEERVVRDRKAFLLHNLFLDVSIFKAVSAIYQVMNSTSRDNSNCAPGSVLCENRIGDLSIVVKRDCGEASLKEVKVIDSSDSNVSAEDVAQRNLIKGVTADESVVVHDTSSLSMVVVKHCGYIAIVKVVGDIQVGKSLPQDIKIDDQPDGGANALNINSLRLLLHKPVTAGFSGGGLLPLSNLKDSANSMSLVYKIIKDGLSKLKRMDDKSKGSIRWELGSCWVQHLQKQETLAEDKVGNDGKAEPIVKGLGKQFKMLKKREKKPGNVSSMDDNEADDVTASTLNTESDLTELSNGNPKCEVEWRRFISQEAYLRLKESGTDLHLKSVNELVEMAHKYYDEVALPKLVTDFASLELSPVDGRTLTDFMHLRGLQMRSLGHVVELAEKLPHIQSLCIHEMVTRAFKHVLRAVIASVDNVANLSAAIASSLNFLFGSSSSQESDENHILKMQWLRNFLVERFGWTLKDEFQQLRKLTVLRGLCHKVGLELVPKDYDMECPYPFSKSDVISVVPSCKHVGCSSADGRTLLESSKVALDKGKLEDAVMYGTKALAKMIAVCGPYHRATASAYSLLAVVLYHTGDFNQATIYQQKALDINERELGLDHPDTMKSYGDLSVFYYRLQHIELALKYVNRALFLLHFTCGLSHPNTAATYINVAMMEEGMGNVHIALRYLHEALKCNQRLLGVDHIQTAASYHAIAIALSLMEAYSLSVQHEQTTLQILQAKLGADDLRTQDAAAWLEYFESKALEQQEAARTGAPRLDASIASKGHLSVSDLLDYISPGQGSKTIEEQRKRRSKVLPVDDQSQKGQRDGRSNNPINHDVTENPVTTVEVNKKEDDVERVATQEVEGINITNNEEPVEIIHETSSDEGWQEANSKTRAGHVSSKMFNRRQPGLAKIKTNLEYIFPRDNSSRKEVTPQGQKVVSKNGLGEFSPAKQLKAASFSSSEKSTKLAAKMTVAEISHTSNVTVPSPPASLATMASKSLSYKEVAVSPPGTVLKPLLEKVEELNEDKTDSQICVSPTETSEEDGRHSMTTEATPANDQDRHGIHEDEIQISGSESDKSSLEPEDVSCSSNEEKCLRRNGSKLSAAAEPFNPGAYHLTHMLISAAVTSVYDVRANQGMLTEPVGFPSIAERVPCGPRSPLYHRTSHARMKNGYVKYQKPAAEINGYDYPRIMNPHAPEFVPRKTQPTTAASEDSKVAIDSDSSSGLNNSVPVFSAEEKLDRKVAVNVKNGRSTKSSSHADREELARQIQNSFIVKSKQNNSDVASEYPVSTKKSEFLVSSAKASADGATKLHGGSEGKKELLVEANKYSGPKTVDVNKNKHEDGEGFLTVVRRRRNRRQFAHGINGLYSQHSICA